The following DNA comes from Spirochaetales bacterium.
CCGGCAGCGCGGAAATAACGGCACTCGAGTTTATCGGAAACGGCCAGGTCGAGATCGTCTTCCATTTTTCCCCGGATGACCCGGCGGCGCCGGAAGCCTACCGGTTTTCTCATGTTCCGGATACGGACCGGAAAAAGATATTTTATCATGACGAGGCGACATGGGACGCCTGGGCCCGGGAAAAGGGGATCGTTCCGCCGGCGGCGATCGCATGCGTCCGCGCGGAAATCACGGCGGGAACATGCACCCCCGTCGTGTTTCTGTTTCCCGATATCGATCAATAAATGGAGGTTCGTATGAAAAGGGTCATATTTATCGTTTTCGTGATACTGATAGTGTGCCTGACCGGCTGTAAACCAAAACTCGGGCCAAAAGGACTGGGACTGGTCGAAACGCCGGAAATGCTTTTCAAATCATTCAGGGCGGCCGGGCCGAAGGCGGGCAGCGGGTCGGCGCCCGAACTCGCGGCGGACGTCGATCTTTCAGCATATTTCCCGAAACCCGGTGACCAGGGGATGATCGGGAGTTGTACGGCCTGGGCGACTGCCTACGCGTGCAAATCCTTTCATGAAAACATCGAACGGGAGTGGGGTGCGGATAAAAACGATCACATCTTTTCCCCCTCATATATCTACAATCAGATCAACGGCGGGGTGGATCAGGGATCGGCGATCGAATACGCGGTCGCCCTGGTCATTGAAAAGGGGTGCGCATCCCTTGCCACCATGCCCTACACGGAAAATTTCCTCCTTCAACCCTCACAGAACGCGCACCTGGAAGCCCAGAACTATCGCGCGCTTTCCTTTGCAAGGGTCGATTTCACGGACACGGAGTCGGTAAAGCGCGTCCTTTCCGAAGGGAACGCCGTCCTGTTCGGGCTTGAAATGTTCGAGAACCTCTGGTTTTACACGGGCGGGGTCTACGATACGATCGACGGCCCGTCACTCGGCGGCCACGCCATGTGCGCTGTGGGCTATGACGAAGGGAAACAGGCCTTCAAGGTGATCAATTCCTGGGGTGATTACTGGGGTGAAGGCGGGTATGTCTGGCTGCATTACGATATTTTCACCCGATACACGATGACCGCGATCGTCATGTACGACCAGGTGGTCTATCATCCGGAAGAGGCGGCCGTTCCCGTCAACATCGAAGCCTCGCGGGGTTCCTTTTTCGATAAAATCGAGGTGACCTGGGAAAAGGCGAAAAACGCGCGCTCCTACCGTGTCTACCGTTCCGCGGAGCCGGACGCGAACTTCGTCAAGGCGGCGAGTACCCTGGGAACCACCTGGTTCGACACCGATGTCGCCGGCGGCGAGATATACTACTACGCGGTGCGAAGCATCGGCGTGGCGGGCGAGAGTGATTTCAGTGAATCGGCAGAGGGTTTTGCCGGGGTGAGGGAAGAGGAAATCGGTGTGCCGCAGAACCTCGACGGTATGTTCGAGGAGGATACGGTGTATATGAGATGGGACTCGATTCAAATAGCCGACGGGTACCACGTGTACCGGTTTTATCACGATAAGGAAAATTACCTCCGAGTCGGAACCACGCGGGACACCTCCTTCAGGCACAGGGAAGCCTTCGAAGACGGCGAGGTGCTCTGGTATATCGTGACCGCGTACAGGGGAGAGAAGGAAAGCGATCCGAGCGGGGCTTTTTCCGTGACGGTCGAGATTCCCGAAGAAGCGGCCGTCATCGTACTTTCGCCGCCGAAAAAAGTAACGGCATCCGAGGCGGAGTTCGAGGACAGGATCCGCGTCTCATGGGAGGCCGTTCCGGACGCGGAAACCTATGAGATCGGCAAATGGAACGACGGGGCGAAAGCGTGGGAACGCCTTGCCGAAACCGGCGAGACGTTTTTTGAGGAGATGAATCCTCCGTCTCCCGCGGGCTATTACACGGTCGCGGCAAGGTCGGGTGACGTCGTCAGCGCGCCGTCCGACCCGGCGATAGGTTATCTGAAGGAACACGAGGTCGTCGTTATCGACGGGGATGCCGCCTATGACGACACCGAATATTACGACGACACCGAGTTCGAGGATACCGATTACAAAGACGAAGACAAGTACCGGGACGACGAGGAGGTCAAGGGAAAAGAGATCATTTTTGACGATTTCCCCGATGACACAAAGAAAAAGGATAAAGACAAGGACAAACCGCAAAAGACGCCGGAACCGGTAAAGAAAAAGGAAATCATTACCGGGGACGAAGCCCTCGACAAGGTGCGGCAGAACATCGAGAAGAAAGCGAAAGAAGACGATAAGGACAAGGGCAAAAGCGAAGAAGAGAAAGCGCTCGAAAAAAGGACGAAGGATCTCGTGAAAGACGGATTCAAGGACGAGGAGTTCTTCGGGACGGAAGAAGAGGATAAGGCCTTTTTCGACGAGAATGAAGAAGCAGAAGACGACGATTTCTTCGATGACGACTTTTTCGATGAGGAGGACGATTTTTAGGGGGGAGAAAATAGGCGTGTATGAATTTAATATGATACACACATATATGAAAGTTATTTGGGTAAAATAAATTTATCTCCGTTATAATGAATCATATGGTAAGGAACGGCAGCAATCCATACTTCGGTTTCCCATGCAATATTTTTTGAATGTTTTTTGAATTCTTTAAAATCGAGAAACGCACTTACGAAAACCAAACCATGTGTATAGTTTTTAAAAATTTCCTGCAACTCGACAACTCTTTTCGGATTCATAGGGCCATGAGACGTTACCGCTTCTATTAAGAATATATAGCTGTTTTTATTATCGAGTATGACTACATCCGGAAGTTTATCATGTCCGCTAATATTGACCCCCAAATCCTCGAAATATTTGTAATCAATATGAAGATCTTTCTGTGCGGTATCCCCGATATATAACACTACAGGCTCGGAGATGAATATAGATGCAAAATCCGAGACGATTAAAGATTGTAATTTGTTGTGCTTTCCTGGAGACAATTCGAGTCTTTTTCCATCCGGCAGGTTTATCGGTACTTTTCTTCTATCTTTTTTCTTTTGATACACATCCGCGAGAGACCCTTGTTTTGTGATAAACTCTTTTGCGTTTTTTTCATATTGATCCGTGCCGAAAGATTGGGCAACTTTAAGTGCCGCCATTGAAACTGAGTAATGAGAATGTGGACTGTTGGTTGGCAGATCCGGGTTATCGGGATTATAATCGGCAATTCTGCCCTTAATTCGAGGATGATCGTGTTGTCGACAACAAGGTTTGCAATGTAGGCGCCGATATATTCCTGTTTGTAGTTGAGTGGATAGACCTTTTGCCGTTCAAACGGAATACCGCTATGAGTAAGTTCGACGTATAAAGCGCTTTCATAAACGGATTCGAGCAGGCCGGGGCCGAAATGGTCGTGAATGGTAAACGCCGTGCGAATGATGTTATCCGAGAGATCTTTGAAAATGAGTTTTGGTGTCATGAGTGATGTGGGGTGTAATATGTCAGGAGGAAGAAAAGGAGTAACTACGAATTACACGGGAAGAGACGAATTACGCGGATTGATATGGAGAATGAGAATTTAATAATTATTAGTGTGTCTATGAATATATGAACTTAATAATTAATAATATTTTTTTACATTAATAGTTATACAAATTATAAAAATAAAAAACTCACCATCAAAGACATACCGCTTTTACGTCTTGCACCGACACTCCAGCCGCCGCGTCATCCGTTCTTTTCCGCGTAATCCGTAGTAACCCCAATTGTTTTATAAGAAATATTGCCAAAAGCCGGCGGGAGAAGCGTGCTGTCTGCACTGCAAGACATCCGGTTCAATCCTCCCACATAACGATCTTGTTTCTCCCGCGCCGGATGCCTGTTTTCCCGCAGTACGGACAGGTGTTTTCGATAAAAAGATCTTCTTCCGTCGATGAAAATCCGCAGGATGAACATTCGGTGCTCTTTGCCCTGTACATCGCCTGATCCGCAAGGGAGACGAGTACCTCGACGACAGAGGCTTTGAGGGTATCTATCTTGTTCCAGTCCGTTTTTTCATTATCTTGTACCTCATAGAGGTCCTTGAGGTCGTCGATATTCAGGGTACTGCCGATGGTTTTTGCGTTTTCCATGAGTGAGGCGATACCAAAACTCGATGAAATTGCCGTGGCCCGGCCCTTGAACGGAACGGGAATCGCGTTGATCCTTTCCTTGAGTTTCTCGGCGGCGATCGAAGCGCCGGCCAGCGTGGTGTCCGGCAGTATGACAAGAAACTCTTCACCCCCGTATCGCCCGGCTATATCACTCGTTCTGATGGTTTTTTTAACCGTTTCCCCGACACGTGCCAGTACTTTATCGCCCGCCTGGTGGCCGTATATATCATTGAATCGCTTGAAGTGATCGATATCAAAGAAAATGAGCGAGAGATTCCGATAGCTTCGCACGATAAGCTGGTCGTGGAGTTTCCGGAGGATCGTCTGGCGGTTATAAAGCCCGGTCAGTTCGTCGAGTATCGCCCGTTTGAGTGTTTTACGGTAATGCATGTAGCGTTTGAGGTTCGTCTCGATCGTGAGGAGGAAATCGGTTTCATTGAGCGGTTTTTGAAGCACGGCCACCGCGCCTTTTTTCCTCCGTTCGATAATCACTTCCCTGTCGGCGATGGCGGTAAGAAAAATAAAGGGAATCGAAGAAAAGTCCGGATTACCGATGATCTTGTCGTGAAACTCGTCGCCCTTCATTCCCGGCATATTGTAATCGCAGATCACGATATCCGGTTTGTACGAATATGCCGCGTCTATCCCTTCGGCTCCGTCGGAGGCGATCACGAAATTCAGGTAACCGGCGCGTTCGAGATATTCCCGTTCGATATCGCGGATGTATTCATTGTCTTCGATAATAAGAATGATCCCCTTGTGCGGATCGTATTCTTCTTCCTCATTGACGGATCGTATGAACGCGTGAAATCCGTCTTTTTTCGCTTTTTCATCGATCTCTCTCTGCAATATGTGTGAAAGATTTTCCCGTTCCGCCGTCATGGTAAGGGACGACACTTCTTTCTCTGAAACGTGTTCCTTTTCGAATATGTTCTTCCCTTTGAAAACTTCCAGGAAAAACGCGGCGCCTTTTCCCGCGCCGCCGGATTCTGCCCAGATTTTTCCTTTGAGAAAACCCATTAGCTGACTTGAATATGCGAGTCCTATTCCCGTGCCCTTGAAGCGGGAATCCCGCGTATCATCGATCTGGACAAAGCGTTTGAAAATATCCTTGAGTTGATGTTTCGGAATTCCCACACCGTTATCCTTTACGATAATCCGGACGCTTTTCTTCTTTTCGATGCATTCGAGGACTATCCTGCCGTTCGACGGATCGACGAACTTGAGCGCATTGGAGAGGATATTGTGAAGCACTTCCTCGAGTTTTTCCGGGTCGGTGTAGATATCGTCAATTTCGTTCTTGGGGAGTTTGCCGGTCAGCTTTATAGGGGTGTTTTCGATTGTCGATTGATAAAAATCGACGATACTCTCGAGGAATTTCACGAGGTTCACTTTTCGTACGGTGAGTTTTATCCCGAGGGCGTCCATCTTGCCGAGTTCGAGAAGTTTGTCGATTTTTGTCTTCAGTTTCAAGGATGCGTTGAAGATATTGGAGAACCATTTTTTACTGTCGGTATCCGTTTCGGCCGGGGACTTGCGGCCGAGATCGGCCGTGTTTTGTATGATCATGAGTGACGATCTGAAATCGTGGGTGATATTGGCGATAAAGTCGTTTTTCAGATCGTCGAGTTTTTCGAGTTTACTGTTCGATTCCTCGAGTTCCTTTGTTCTTGCCTTCAGCGCGTCCTCCGCGATCGCCCTTTTTTTAAAAAGGCTGGTCATCATGAAGCCCGAACAAAACATATCGTGAAGGGTTACCAGAATATTTTCAGCGCGTGTGTTGAGATCGAAAATAATGAATCCGAAAATCATTTCCCGAAAATATAATATTCTCACCATCCATGAAAAACGTTCCTTTTTCGGTATATACTTCACCGGAAGCAGATCGATTGAAGGGAAAAGGGGACCCTGTTCTCCATGAATTCGGGCCCTGTTACCGGCGAGAGAAAGGACAAGCCGTGAGGTGCCTTCGGAATCCCGTTCTGCGGGAGTTATTCTGCTTTCGACCTCGTCTTCAAACAGGGCAAGAAAGCACCTGTTAATCCCGAAGTGGTTGACCGCCCGAGCGATGATCGGGAGAAGTTTTTCGAGCTCGACGACGCTGTGAAGGACAATCGTGAAAAAGCTTCTGAGTGCGTTGTCCTGCTGGGATCTGATATATTTCTGCAGCCCTTCCTTGAGTTCATAGGTTTTGCCGGCAAGAATCTGCGCCTGGTGAAGCAATTCGTCCGCTTTTATCGCGTCCCTTGATGTGCCGAGATTGGTAATGATGAGGCTTCGCATCAGATAGATGATATCCTGCCACGAGACCGCATCATCGTCATGGATAATCGTTTTAGTAAGCGTTTCGTTGAGGAATGTAAGAAAAGCGGAGATCTCTTTATGCTCCGAAATGTCGTAGAAAAAGCGGGCCGCGAGGTTTTCGAGATAATCGATGTACTTTTCCCGCTTTATTCCCGGAATAACCAAACGTTCGAAAATCTCGTTCGCGACGTACTCGGAATCGCTTTCATGAATGGCGGCCTTGAGGTTTTTTTTTGCGGGGGTGCCGGTGTGGTCCCTTATTATCTTTCTCGGCATTGGGAGGCACCCGCACGAATAGCGAATGACCGGCGATGCGGTAAAATCGATGTTGTCCGGTACTTTTTTTCCCGCGATGAGGTCGAGCAGAATTTCGGTTCCTTTCCCGGCTATCTGCCGTACCGGCTGCTGGACCGATGTGAGGGGAGGGGACGCAAACTGTACGTCCTCGAGACCGTCGAATCCCGTCAATGCGATATCATGGGGGACATTGATTCCGCGTTCCTTGAGTATATGCAGTGCCCCGAGCGCCATCCCGTCATTGGAGCAGACAAGCGCCTCGAATTTCACTTTTCTCTCGTCGAGAAGGACGCGGATCGCTTTCTCGCCCGCTTGCGAGGAAAAATCGCCGGGAACGACGAGACGGGAATCGACCGGGATGTCATGTTCGCGGAGCGCTTCCCGATACGCCTCCCAGCGTACCGCTGCGTCGACATTGTCCCGCAATCCCTGAATAAAGGCGATCCGTCTGAAACCGTGTACGTCGATAAGATGGTTGATCACCGATTTCATTCCGGTTTTATTGTCGACACAAATACTGGGAACACCCTCAAGACGGATGTAAAGGCTGACAACAGGTTTTTTTTTATAATATTCGATAAAGGCGGCGAATTCCTCTTTCGAAATGAAATTTCCCAGTGAGCCCGATGATATGAGAAAACCGTCTAACCGATCGAAGTTGACCATGCCGTAGACGATATTTTCATTGTATTCGTAATATAATCCCGCCTTGAGGCATTTCCCGCAATAAACGATAAGATTCGCGTCATGCGATTCCGCGACATCGGCAACCCCCCGCCAGAGCAGGCGGTGAAACTGATCGTCCAGCTGATCGGTGAGAAAACCTATTGTCGGGCGTTTCGCTTGTTTTTTTGCCATTATGAGTTCTCTCTCGTCCCTCACCGCAACGTCTCTTTTATAAATGATAGTTGAACACACAATGGATGTCAAGGGAAACCCCGCGTAGCCGTCCGCGGGCCGCGTGCCAGACGGGGACGTGCCGGAATCCGGGACGGATTATCGCGGGTTGTACTGCATGAGGAGAA
Coding sequences within:
- a CDS encoding GxxExxY protein codes for the protein MTPKLIFKDLSDNIIRTAFTIHDHFGPGLLESVYESALYVELTHSGIPFERQKVYPLNYKQEYIGAYIANLVVDNTIILELRAELPIIIPITRICQPTVHILITQFQWRHLKLPNLSARINMKKTQKSLSQNKGLSRMCIKRKKIEEKYR
- a CDS encoding diguanylate cyclase, encoding MAKKQAKRPTIGFLTDQLDDQFHRLLWRGVADVAESHDANLIVYCGKCLKAGLYYEYNENIVYGMVNFDRLDGFLISSGSLGNFISKEEFAAFIEYYKKKPVVSLYIRLEGVPSICVDNKTGMKSVINHLIDVHGFRRIAFIQGLRDNVDAAVRWEAYREALREHDIPVDSRLVVPGDFSSQAGEKAIRVLLDERKVKFEALVCSNDGMALGALHILKERGINVPHDIALTGFDGLEDVQFASPPLTSVQQPVRQIAGKGTEILLDLIAGKKVPDNIDFTASPVIRYSCGCLPMPRKIIRDHTGTPAKKNLKAAIHESDSEYVANEIFERLVIPGIKREKYIDYLENLAARFFYDISEHKEISAFLTFLNETLTKTIIHDDDAVSWQDIIYLMRSLIITNLGTSRDAIKADELLHQAQILAGKTYELKEGLQKYIRSQQDNALRSFFTIVLHSVVELEKLLPIIARAVNHFGINRCFLALFEDEVESRITPAERDSEGTSRLVLSLAGNRARIHGEQGPLFPSIDLLPVKYIPKKERFSWMVRILYFREMIFGFIIFDLNTRAENILVTLHDMFCSGFMMTSLFKKRAIAEDALKARTKELEESNSKLEKLDDLKNDFIANITHDFRSSLMIIQNTADLGRKSPAETDTDSKKWFSNIFNASLKLKTKIDKLLELGKMDALGIKLTVRKVNLVKFLESIVDFYQSTIENTPIKLTGKLPKNEIDDIYTDPEKLEEVLHNILSNALKFVDPSNGRIVLECIEKKKSVRIIVKDNGVGIPKHQLKDIFKRFVQIDDTRDSRFKGTGIGLAYSSQLMGFLKGKIWAESGGAGKGAAFFLEVFKGKNIFEKEHVSEKEVSSLTMTAERENLSHILQREIDEKAKKDGFHAFIRSVNEEEEYDPHKGIILIIEDNEYIRDIEREYLERAGYLNFVIASDGAEGIDAAYSYKPDIVICDYNMPGMKGDEFHDKIIGNPDFSSIPFIFLTAIADREVIIERRKKGAVAVLQKPLNETDFLLTIETNLKRYMHYRKTLKRAILDELTGLYNRQTILRKLHDQLIVRSYRNLSLIFFDIDHFKRFNDIYGHQAGDKVLARVGETVKKTIRTSDIAGRYGGEEFLVILPDTTLAGASIAAEKLKERINAIPVPFKGRATAISSSFGIASLMENAKTIGSTLNIDDLKDLYEVQDNEKTDWNKIDTLKASVVEVLVSLADQAMYRAKSTECSSCGFSSTEEDLFIENTCPYCGKTGIRRGRNKIVMWED